A region of Faecalibacterium taiwanense DNA encodes the following proteins:
- a CDS encoding HAD-IA family hydrolase, with protein sequence MVVASSSRMASILRHLNNWHMTDHFQALISGEQFTSSKPDPEIFLTAAKALGTTPAETLVLEDSYNGVRAGARGGFVTVMVPDLAPADDEMRRLYTAECKDLHEVKKMLEEGKLLSEA encoded by the coding sequence ATGGTGGTGGCTTCCTCCAGCCGGATGGCATCCATCCTGCGGCACCTCAACAACTGGCACATGACCGATCACTTTCAGGCCCTTATTTCCGGCGAGCAGTTCACCTCGTCAAAGCCCGACCCGGAGATCTTTCTCACCGCGGCCAAGGCGCTGGGCACCACCCCGGCTGAAACGCTGGTGCTGGAGGACAGCTACAACGGCGTGCGGGCCGGTGCGCGGGGCGGCTTTGTCACCGTGATGGTGCCGGACCTTGCCCCCGCCGACGACGAGATGCGCCGTCTGTACACCGCCGAGTGCAAAGACCTGCACGAGGTGAAAAAGATGCTGGAGGAGGGGAAGCTTCTTTCCGAAGCCTGA
- a CDS encoding branched-chain amino acid aminotransferase, whose translation MLDIKITRTTAPKAKPDESNLGFGKKFTDHMFVMDYTEGEGWHDARIVPYGPFELDPATVVFHYAQEIFEGMKAYRTADDTVQLFRPDCNAKRFQDSADRLCIPKIPVEDYIQAVETLVDVDRDWVPHSDGASLYIRPFVFANDVGLGVHASKHYIFCIICAPSGAYYAEGINPVRIYVEDEYIRAAPGLTGFTKCGGNYAASIKAGELAEEQGYAQVLWLDGVEKKYVEEVGSMNIMFKIDGKVYTAATVGTVLPGVTRRSCIELLKDWGYEVVEGKIAIADIMAAAREGKLEEVFGTGTAAVVSPVKELVWKGEHAYIGDGKIGPVTQKLYDTMTGMQWGKIPDTKGWIVPVEKKN comes from the coding sequence ATGTTGGATATCAAGATCACCCGTACCACTGCTCCGAAGGCAAAGCCTGACGAGAGCAATCTGGGTTTTGGCAAGAAGTTCACCGACCATATGTTCGTGATGGATTACACCGAGGGCGAAGGCTGGCACGATGCCCGCATTGTCCCCTACGGCCCCTTTGAACTGGACCCGGCTACTGTCGTGTTCCACTACGCTCAGGAGATCTTTGAGGGCATGAAGGCATACCGCACGGCCGATGATACCGTCCAGCTGTTCCGCCCGGACTGCAACGCAAAGCGTTTCCAGGACTCCGCCGACCGTCTGTGCATCCCCAAGATCCCTGTGGAGGACTACATTCAGGCGGTTGAAACTCTGGTGGACGTGGACCGTGACTGGGTGCCCCATTCCGACGGTGCTTCCCTGTATATCCGTCCCTTCGTGTTTGCAAACGATGTGGGTCTGGGCGTGCACGCTTCCAAGCACTACATTTTCTGCATCATCTGCGCTCCCTCGGGCGCTTACTATGCCGAGGGCATCAACCCCGTCCGCATCTACGTGGAAGACGAGTACATCCGTGCCGCTCCCGGCCTGACCGGCTTCACCAAGTGCGGCGGCAACTACGCTGCTTCCATCAAGGCCGGTGAGCTGGCCGAGGAGCAGGGCTACGCACAGGTGCTGTGGCTGGACGGTGTGGAGAAGAAGTACGTCGAGGAAGTTGGCAGCATGAACATCATGTTCAAGATCGACGGCAAGGTGTACACCGCTGCTACCGTCGGCACCGTTCTGCCCGGCGTTACCCGCCGCAGCTGCATCGAGCTGCTGAAGGACTGGGGCTATGAGGTCGTCGAGGGCAAGATCGCCATTGCCGACATCATGGCTGCTGCCCGCGAAGGCAAGCTGGAAGAGGTGTTCGGCACCGGTACCGCCGCTGTCGTCTCCCCCGTCAAGGAGCTGGTCTGGAAGGGCGAGCACGCCTACATCGGCGACGGCAAGATCGGCCCTGTCACCCAGAAGCTGTACGACACCATGACCGGTATGCAGTGGGGCAAGATCCCCGATACCAAGGGCTGGATCGTGCCTGTTGAGAAAAAGAACTGA
- a CDS encoding alpha/beta hydrolase-fold protein gives MVKKWSVSYPAVNGTEQRRVYVYLPTMYEADPDRRYPVLYMFDGQNVFFDEDATFGKSWGMADYLDYTDTPLIVAAVECNAGANNERLVEYSPYRFDDPQFGHFDGTGQATMSWYIHRFKPFIDRNFRTLPDREHTFIGGSSMGGLMSLYALLQYNDTFSRAAALSPSIWVSPEKLSGLVGRAKLEPGTVLYMDYGSREMGNHDGMRCGFAEMCAKVMTRGIHLTSRIVPGGTHSEASWEKQLPFMFHTLMYEVEE, from the coding sequence ATGGTCAAAAAATGGAGCGTGAGCTACCCTGCCGTCAACGGCACCGAGCAGCGCAGAGTATATGTTTATCTGCCCACGATGTATGAAGCTGACCCCGACCGCCGGTATCCGGTGCTGTATATGTTCGACGGCCAGAACGTCTTTTTTGACGAGGATGCCACCTTTGGCAAAAGCTGGGGCATGGCCGATTATCTGGACTACACCGACACCCCGCTGATCGTGGCGGCGGTGGAGTGCAACGCCGGAGCCAACAACGAACGGCTGGTGGAGTATTCGCCCTACCGGTTCGACGACCCGCAGTTCGGCCACTTCGACGGCACGGGTCAGGCCACCATGAGCTGGTATATCCACCGGTTCAAACCCTTCATCGACCGCAACTTCCGCACCCTGCCCGACCGGGAGCACACCTTTATCGGCGGCAGCAGCATGGGCGGCCTGATGAGCCTGTACGCCCTTTTGCAGTACAACGACACTTTCAGCCGTGCGGCGGCGCTGTCGCCGTCCATCTGGGTGTCGCCGGAAAAGCTTTCCGGCCTTGTGGGCCGCGCAAAGCTGGAGCCGGGCACCGTGCTGTACATGGACTACGGCTCCCGCGAGATGGGCAACCACGACGGGATGCGCTGCGGCTTTGCAGAGATGTGCGCAAAGGTCATGACCCGGGGCATCCACCTTACCAGCCGCATCGTGCCCGGCGGCACCCACAGCGAAGCCAGTTGGGAAAAACAGCTGCCCTTTATGTTCCACACCCTGATGTATGAGGTGGAGGAGTAA
- a CDS encoding esterase family protein, translating into MEMQYFKDYSPALGRDMECKIYGHAGRPMLYIPCQDGRFFDFENFHMADTLAPWIDAGKIMVISIDTMDKETWSDTQGDPYWRIRRYEQWLRYIVEEAVPKIQYLAKERNGWDDLPGVIAFGCSLGATHAVNLYLRHPDVFCGCLALSGIYTAHYGFGNYMDELVYMNSPVDYMKNFPEDHPYMQLFRSQKAVICCGQGDWEQPDTTWFLKRIFEAKNIPIWVDLWGHDVNHDWNWWYKQTAYYMPYILGEQ; encoded by the coding sequence ATGGAAATGCAGTATTTTAAGGACTACAGCCCGGCGCTGGGCCGCGACATGGAGTGCAAAATTTACGGCCACGCAGGCCGCCCGATGCTGTACATCCCCTGTCAGGATGGCCGCTTCTTCGATTTTGAGAACTTCCACATGGCCGACACCCTTGCCCCATGGATCGATGCTGGTAAGATTATGGTGATCTCCATTGATACCATGGACAAGGAGACCTGGTCCGACACGCAGGGCGACCCCTATTGGCGCATTCGCCGCTATGAGCAGTGGCTGCGCTACATCGTGGAGGAGGCTGTGCCCAAGATCCAGTATCTGGCCAAGGAGCGCAACGGCTGGGACGACCTGCCCGGTGTCATTGCCTTTGGCTGCAGTCTGGGTGCCACCCATGCGGTCAACCTGTACCTGCGCCACCCGGATGTGTTCTGCGGCTGTCTGGCCCTCAGCGGCATCTACACGGCCCACTATGGCTTCGGCAATTATATGGACGAGCTGGTGTACATGAACTCGCCCGTGGACTACATGAAGAACTTCCCGGAGGATCACCCCTACATGCAGCTGTTCCGCAGCCAGAAGGCGGTCATCTGCTGCGGTCAGGGCGACTGGGAGCAGCCGGATACCACATGGTTCCTCAAGCGCATCTTCGAGGCCAAGAACATCCCCATCTGGGTAGATCTGTGGGGCCACGATGTGAACCACGACTGGAACTGGTGGTATAAGCAGACTGCATATTACATGCCGTATATTCTGGGCGAGCAGTAA
- a CDS encoding carbamoylphosphate synthase large subunit has translation MQNFIFISPNFPTNYWQFCHELKNNGMNVLGIGDQPYDELKPELKDSLNEYYKVGSLENYDEVYRAVAFFAFKYGRIDWLESNNEYWLERDAALRTDFHITSGFQTSDMPRIKYKSKMKEYYQKAGIATARYHMVDDYEGCRKFIDEVGYPVVVKPDNGVGASDTHKLSSDEDLKKFLVQKTAHHPDVEYIMEEFVRAEVNSYDAIIDANGNPIFEAGNVSPMSIMDIVNDNDNSIYYIIKDLPEDTRAAGRAAVKSFGVKSRFIHFEFFRMTENQASMGKKGQIVALEVNMRPCGGFTPDMINFARSTNVYKIWADMIAFGGTDMPVGEHFYCPFAGRRDGKHFVYSHEQIMQKYQQNIRMVDRMPDALSGAMGNQMYVATFSTREGMEQFYSDVLAVTDDNNAAVQKELTNILALGEPETTPAEKPAAPAAKKARTTKKK, from the coding sequence ATGCAGAATTTCATTTTTATTTCGCCCAACTTCCCCACCAACTACTGGCAGTTCTGCCATGAGCTGAAAAACAACGGCATGAATGTGCTGGGCATCGGCGACCAGCCCTACGATGAGCTGAAGCCGGAGCTGAAGGACAGCCTGAACGAGTACTACAAGGTGGGCAGTCTGGAAAACTACGACGAGGTCTACCGCGCCGTGGCCTTCTTTGCATTCAAGTATGGCCGCATCGACTGGCTGGAGTCCAACAATGAATACTGGCTGGAGCGGGACGCAGCCCTGCGCACCGATTTCCACATCACCTCCGGCTTCCAGACCTCCGATATGCCCCGCATCAAGTACAAGAGCAAGATGAAGGAGTATTACCAGAAGGCCGGCATCGCCACCGCACGCTACCACATGGTGGACGATTACGAGGGCTGCCGGAAGTTCATCGACGAGGTGGGCTACCCGGTGGTGGTAAAGCCGGATAACGGCGTGGGCGCATCCGATACCCACAAGCTGTCCAGCGACGAGGACCTGAAAAAGTTCCTCGTGCAGAAGACGGCCCATCACCCGGATGTGGAGTACATCATGGAGGAGTTCGTCCGGGCCGAGGTGAACAGCTACGATGCCATCATCGATGCCAACGGCAACCCCATCTTTGAGGCCGGCAACGTCAGCCCCATGTCCATCATGGATATCGTCAACGACAACGACAACTCCATCTACTACATCATCAAGGACCTGCCCGAGGACACCCGCGCTGCAGGCCGTGCCGCCGTCAAGAGCTTTGGCGTGAAGAGCCGCTTCATCCACTTTGAGTTCTTCCGCATGACCGAGAATCAGGCCAGCATGGGCAAAAAGGGCCAGATCGTGGCGCTGGAGGTCAACATGCGCCCCTGCGGCGGCTTCACCCCGGACATGATCAACTTTGCCCGCTCCACCAACGTGTATAAGATCTGGGCGGACATGATCGCCTTTGGCGGCACCGATATGCCGGTGGGCGAGCACTTCTACTGCCCGTTTGCAGGCCGCCGCGACGGCAAGCACTTTGTGTACAGCCACGAGCAGATCATGCAGAAGTACCAGCAGAACATACGCATGGTGGACCGCATGCCGGACGCGCTGAGCGGCGCCATGGGCAACCAGATGTACGTTGCCACCTTCTCCACCCGCGAGGGCATGGAGCAGTTCTACTCCGATGTGCTGGCCGTCACCGACGACAACAACGCCGCCGTGCAGAAGGAGCTGACCAACATTCTGGCTTTGGGCGAGCCGGAGACCACCCCGGCGGAAAAGCCCGCCGCTCCTGCCGCTAAAAAGGCACGCACCACAAAGAAAAAGTAA
- a CDS encoding MYG1 family protein has translation MKIPANGFTHAGKFHADDVFATALLQILRPDIKITRGFVVPDGFDGIVYDVGYGMFDHHQEPREYRANGVPYAAFGLLWRVLGPGLVGERQARLIDENFIQPLDLNDNTGEQNSLCDAIGFFNPVWDSKEDQDTCFFKAVAVAKQILENQIASANAVNRADEKVQQAYKNSRDGIVVLPCYLPWKNGLYKTDALFVIYPSQRGGWSAQCVTDHKTKRPKLPFPQSWAGQPQEVIEQKSGIPGISFCHASRFLITAKDKETALAACRQVLKNNGRI, from the coding sequence ATGAAAATTCCTGCAAACGGCTTCACCCACGCCGGCAAGTTCCACGCCGACGATGTGTTTGCCACTGCCCTGCTGCAAATTTTGCGCCCGGATATCAAGATCACCCGCGGCTTTGTGGTGCCGGACGGCTTTGACGGCATCGTGTACGATGTGGGCTATGGCATGTTCGACCATCATCAGGAGCCCCGGGAGTACCGCGCAAACGGTGTGCCCTACGCGGCCTTTGGCCTGCTGTGGCGGGTGCTGGGCCCCGGCCTTGTGGGCGAGCGGCAGGCCCGGCTCATTGACGAGAACTTCATCCAGCCGCTGGACCTCAACGATAACACCGGCGAGCAGAACAGCCTGTGCGATGCCATTGGCTTTTTTAACCCGGTGTGGGACTCCAAAGAGGATCAGGACACCTGCTTTTTCAAGGCGGTGGCCGTGGCAAAGCAGATCTTGGAAAATCAGATCGCCAGCGCCAACGCCGTGAACCGCGCCGACGAAAAGGTGCAGCAGGCTTACAAAAACTCCCGGGACGGCATCGTGGTGCTGCCCTGCTATCTGCCGTGGAAGAACGGCCTGTACAAGACGGACGCGTTGTTCGTGATCTACCCCAGCCAGCGCGGCGGCTGGAGCGCCCAGTGCGTCACCGACCACAAGACCAAGCGCCCCAAGCTGCCCTTCCCCCAGAGCTGGGCCGGCCAGCCGCAGGAGGTCATTGAGCAGAAGAGCGGCATCCCGGGCATCAGCTTCTGCCACGCCAGCCGCTTCCTCATCACCGCCAAGGATAAGGAAACTGCCCTTGCCGCCTGCCGTCAGGTGTTAAAGAACAATGGCCGCATCTGA
- a CDS encoding GIY-YIG nuclease family protein has protein sequence MAASEPCARPKPAFVYMVRCTGGTLYTGWTTDPAVRLRAHQSGRGAKYTRARGAGGFAYLELCADKRAALRREYALKQLPKAQKELLCRAWSAAGGPFSGV, from the coding sequence ATGGCCGCATCTGAGCCGTGCGCCCGGCCAAAGCCCGCCTTTGTGTATATGGTGCGGTGTACAGGCGGTACGCTGTACACCGGCTGGACCACCGACCCTGCCGTCCGCCTGCGCGCACACCAGAGCGGACGCGGCGCAAAGTACACCCGTGCCAGAGGGGCCGGGGGTTTTGCCTATCTGGAACTGTGCGCGGATAAACGCGCCGCCCTGCGGCGGGAGTATGCCCTCAAGCAGCTGCCCAAGGCCCAGAAGGAACTGCTGTGCCGCGCATGGAGCGCGGCGGGCGGGCCATTTTCCGGCGTATAA
- a CDS encoding argininosuccinate synthase, giving the protein MKKENIKKVVLAYSGGLDTSIIIPWLKENYNNCEVVAVSGDVGQGTELDGLEEKAKATGASKLYVLDLKKDFVENYIFPTLKFGAKYEDYLLGTSFARPCIAKALADIAIKEGADAICHGCTGKGNDQVRFELTLKALCPDMAIIAPWREWDIKSRDEEIDYAEAHHIPLKINRETNYSKDKNLWHLSHEGLDLESPANEPQYNKPGFLELGISPEQAPDKPTYVTIHFEKGIPTAVDGKEMGAVELVEHLNKLGGENGIGLLDIVENRLVGMKSRGVYETPGGAILYKAINVLETITLDKESSHFKAQLAQKYADIVYNGQWFTPLREALDAFADSLEKTVTGDVKLKLYKGNMINAGVTSPYTLYDEQTASFGEDEDYNQADATGFINLFGLSIKEHAKLSKNWPEVK; this is encoded by the coding sequence ATGAAAAAGGAAAACATCAAAAAAGTCGTGCTGGCTTACTCCGGCGGTCTGGATACCTCCATCATCATTCCCTGGCTGAAGGAAAACTACAACAACTGCGAGGTCGTCGCTGTTTCCGGTGACGTGGGTCAGGGCACGGAACTGGATGGTCTGGAAGAAAAGGCCAAGGCTACCGGCGCTTCCAAGCTGTACGTGCTGGACCTGAAGAAGGACTTTGTGGAGAACTACATCTTCCCCACCCTGAAGTTCGGCGCGAAGTACGAGGATTACCTGCTGGGCACCAGCTTTGCACGTCCGTGCATCGCAAAGGCTCTGGCTGATATCGCCATCAAGGAAGGTGCAGATGCCATCTGCCACGGCTGCACCGGTAAGGGCAACGATCAGGTGCGTTTTGAGCTGACCCTCAAGGCCCTGTGCCCGGATATGGCCATCATTGCTCCGTGGCGTGAGTGGGATATCAAGAGCCGTGACGAGGAGATCGACTACGCCGAGGCTCACCACATCCCCCTGAAGATCAACCGCGAGACCAACTACTCCAAGGACAAGAACCTGTGGCACCTGAGCCACGAGGGCCTCGATCTGGAAAGCCCCGCCAACGAGCCCCAGTACAACAAGCCCGGTTTCCTGGAGCTGGGCATCAGCCCCGAGCAGGCTCCCGATAAGCCCACCTATGTGACCATCCACTTTGAAAAGGGCATCCCCACCGCCGTGGACGGCAAGGAGATGGGCGCTGTGGAGCTGGTGGAGCACCTGAACAAGCTGGGCGGCGAGAACGGCATCGGCCTGCTGGATATCGTGGAGAACCGTCTGGTGGGCATGAAGAGCCGCGGTGTGTATGAGACCCCCGGCGGTGCCATCCTGTACAAGGCCATCAATGTTCTGGAGACCATCACTCTGGATAAGGAGAGCTCTCACTTCAAGGCTCAGCTGGCCCAGAAGTATGCCGATATCGTTTACAACGGCCAGTGGTTCACCCCGCTGCGCGAGGCTCTGGACGCCTTTGCCGACAGTCTGGAAAAGACCGTGACCGGCGATGTGAAGCTGAAGCTCTACAAGGGCAACATGATCAACGCAGGTGTCACCTCTCCGTACACCCTGTACGACGAGCAGACCGCTTCCTTCGGCGAGGACGAGGACTACAATCAGGCTGATGCAACAGGCTTCATCAACCTGTTCGGCCTGTCCATCAAGGAGCACGCAAAGCTGTCCAAGAACTGGCCGGAGGTCAAGTAA
- the argH gene encoding argininosuccinate lyase — translation MAEQLWKGRFSKAVDSRVNDFNSSIRFDQRMIAQDMRGSGVHAAMLAKQGIISEKDCEDILNGLASIADDLAAGRLEIDPGAEDVHTFVEQTLTARIGDAGKRLHTGRSRNDQVALDIRLTLRDYSHTLQAYIVELIKVICKKAGENTTAVMPGYTHLQRAQPITFGHALMAYASMLLRDLQRFEDATARMDAQCPLGSGALAGTTYPLDRQFTAEKLGFAAPCANSLDGVSDRDFCIELANAISICMMHLSRLSEEIILWCSWEFKFIELDDAFTTGSSIMPQKKNPDVTELIRGKTGRVYGDLNTLLVMMKGIPLAYNKDMQEDKEAIFDAVDTLELCLKTVTPMLDTMKTIPANMRRAAAKGFINATDCADYLTKKGMPFRDAYKLTGCMVSDCIAKDKTLEELTLDEFKGYSALFENDIYDAIDLVKCCEGRTSYGGPSEASVNNQIELAAAQLDAWEEKNA, via the coding sequence ATGGCAGAACAACTCTGGAAGGGCCGTTTTTCCAAGGCCGTGGATTCCCGCGTGAACGACTTCAACTCCTCCATCCGCTTCGATCAGCGCATGATCGCGCAGGATATGCGCGGCAGCGGCGTGCACGCCGCCATGCTGGCAAAGCAGGGCATCATCTCGGAAAAGGACTGTGAGGACATCCTCAACGGTCTGGCTTCCATCGCCGATGATCTGGCAGCCGGCAGGCTGGAGATCGACCCGGGCGCCGAGGATGTGCACACCTTTGTGGAGCAGACCCTCACCGCCCGCATCGGCGATGCGGGCAAGCGGCTGCACACCGGCCGCAGCCGCAACGATCAGGTGGCGCTGGATATCCGCCTGACCCTGCGGGACTACAGCCACACCCTGCAGGCCTACATTGTGGAGCTCATCAAGGTCATCTGCAAAAAGGCCGGTGAGAACACCACCGCCGTCATGCCCGGCTACACCCATCTGCAGCGTGCCCAGCCCATCACCTTTGGCCATGCCCTGATGGCATACGCCTCCATGCTGCTGCGGGATCTGCAGCGCTTTGAGGATGCCACCGCCCGCATGGACGCACAGTGCCCGCTGGGCAGCGGCGCGCTGGCTGGCACCACCTACCCGCTGGACCGCCAGTTCACCGCCGAAAAGCTGGGCTTTGCGGCTCCCTGCGCCAACAGTCTGGACGGCGTGTCCGACCGCGATTTCTGCATCGAACTGGCCAATGCCATCTCCATCTGCATGATGCACCTGTCCCGTCTTTCCGAGGAGATCATCCTCTGGTGCAGCTGGGAGTTCAAGTTCATTGAGCTGGACGATGCCTTTACCACCGGCTCTTCCATCATGCCGCAGAAGAAGAACCCGGATGTTACCGAGCTGATCCGCGGCAAGACCGGCCGCGTCTACGGCGACCTGAACACCCTGCTGGTGATGATGAAGGGCATTCCCCTCGCCTACAACAAGGACATGCAGGAGGATAAGGAAGCCATCTTCGATGCAGTGGATACGCTGGAGCTGTGCTTGAAGACGGTCACTCCCATGCTGGACACCATGAAGACCATTCCGGCCAACATGCGCCGCGCCGCCGCCAAGGGCTTTATCAACGCCACCGACTGCGCCGACTACCTCACCAAGAAGGGGATGCCCTTCCGCGATGCCTACAAGCTGACCGGCTGCATGGTGTCGGACTGCATCGCAAAGGACAAGACCCTTGAAGAGCTGACCCTCGATGAGTTCAAGGGCTACAGCGCTCTGTTCGAGAACGATATCTACGATGCCATTGATCTGGTCAAGTGCTGCGAGGGCCGCACCAGCTACGGCGGCCCCAGCGAAGCCAGCGTGAACAACCAGATCGAGCTGGCCGCTGCACAGCTGGATGCGTGGGAGGAAAAGAACGCATGA
- the argC gene encoding N-acetyl-gamma-glutamyl-phosphate reductase, whose translation MSVKVFIDGSSGTTGLRIADRLAQRPEIELLSISAEGRKDVNERAKVINSADLAFLCLPDAASKEVMPLLRPDVKVLDTSTAFRTDAAWDYGFPELAGQKEKIKNSCRVAVPGCYASGFISIARPLVELGLAPADYPFSCTGISGYSGGGKKMIAEYESADRPAHSKLDAPKSYGLGLAHKHLPEMQKISGLAHTPMFVPVVCDYYCGMQVLVPLDLTLAGSTAEQVAAGIAGYYKDAATVKVHALNEALPENGLYSNAMAGTDRMELYMTVNAAGDQMMLVSLFDNLGKGSSGAAVQCMNLMLGLEETEGLE comes from the coding sequence ATGAGCGTGAAAGTTTTTATTGATGGCTCTTCCGGCACCACCGGTCTGCGCATTGCCGACCGTCTGGCACAACGCCCGGAGATCGAGCTGCTGTCCATCTCGGCCGAGGGCCGCAAGGATGTGAACGAGCGCGCGAAGGTGATCAACTCTGCCGACCTCGCCTTCCTCTGCCTGCCGGATGCCGCTTCCAAAGAGGTCATGCCCCTGCTGCGCCCGGACGTGAAGGTGCTGGACACCTCCACCGCCTTCCGCACCGATGCCGCATGGGACTATGGCTTCCCGGAGCTGGCGGGCCAGAAGGAAAAAATCAAAAATTCCTGCCGCGTGGCAGTGCCCGGCTGCTATGCCAGCGGCTTTATCAGCATTGCCCGCCCGCTGGTGGAGCTGGGCCTTGCACCGGCAGATTATCCCTTCAGCTGTACCGGCATCTCCGGCTACTCCGGCGGCGGCAAAAAGATGATCGCCGAGTACGAGAGCGCTGATCGCCCGGCGCACAGCAAGCTGGATGCACCCAAGAGCTACGGTCTGGGCCTTGCCCATAAGCACCTGCCGGAAATGCAGAAGATCAGCGGCCTTGCCCACACCCCCATGTTCGTGCCCGTGGTGTGCGATTACTACTGCGGCATGCAGGTGCTGGTGCCGCTGGATCTGACGCTGGCGGGCAGCACCGCCGAACAGGTGGCTGCAGGCATTGCCGGGTACTATAAGGACGCTGCCACCGTCAAGGTGCACGCTCTGAACGAAGCCCTGCCGGAGAACGGCCTGTACTCCAATGCCATGGCCGGTACCGACCGCATGGAGCTGTACATGACCGTGAACGCTGCAGGCGACCAGATGATGCTGGTCTCCCTGTTCGATAATCTGGGCAAAGGCTCTTCCGGCGCGGCCGTCCAGTGCATGAACCTGATGCTGGGGCTGGAAGAAACCGAAGGATTGGAATAA
- the argJ gene encoding bifunctional glutamate N-acetyltransferase/amino-acid acetyltransferase ArgJ — protein MQYQEVAGGICAPKGFAAAGVHCGIRANHAEKYDLALIKADVRCAAAGVYTTNKVCGAPIKVDRAHLKDGYAQAIIVNSGNANTCAANGVALAEECCELVGKELGIDPQDVLPASTGVIGQPMVIDPFARGIPAAAAKLAADEQGSTDAATAIMTTDTHKKEYAIQFELGGKTCTVGAIGKGSGMIAPNMATMLAFYTTDAAVSPILLEKALKTVVPGTYNQMSVDLDTSTNDTLIIMASGLAGNPEICEENADYEAFVAALTAIAEHMCAEHAGDGEGATHLITCEVTHAPDLKTARAVSRSVVCSNLFKAAVFGRDANWGRILCAIGYTPGDFSIDKVCVWLSSKAGEVYVCENAAYHPYSEDEAAKVLAEHDVLVKVDMGTGDASAKAWGCDLTYDYVKINGDYRT, from the coding sequence ATGCAGTATCAAGAAGTTGCGGGCGGCATCTGCGCGCCCAAGGGTTTTGCAGCGGCTGGCGTGCACTGCGGCATCCGCGCAAACCATGCAGAAAAATACGATCTGGCACTCATCAAGGCGGACGTGCGCTGTGCCGCCGCCGGTGTGTACACCACCAACAAGGTCTGCGGCGCACCCATCAAGGTGGACCGCGCCCACCTGAAGGACGGCTACGCACAGGCGATCATCGTGAACAGCGGCAACGCCAACACCTGCGCCGCCAACGGCGTGGCTCTGGCCGAAGAATGCTGTGAGCTGGTGGGCAAGGAGCTGGGCATCGACCCGCAGGACGTTCTGCCCGCTTCCACCGGTGTCATCGGTCAGCCCATGGTCATCGACCCCTTTGCCCGGGGCATCCCTGCCGCCGCCGCAAAGCTGGCTGCGGACGAGCAGGGCAGCACCGATGCCGCCACCGCCATCATGACCACCGACACCCACAAAAAGGAATACGCCATCCAGTTCGAGCTGGGCGGCAAGACCTGCACGGTGGGTGCCATTGGCAAGGGCAGCGGAATGATCGCCCCCAATATGGCAACCATGCTGGCCTTCTACACCACCGATGCGGCGGTCTCGCCCATCCTGCTGGAAAAGGCCCTCAAGACCGTGGTGCCCGGCACCTACAACCAGATGAGCGTGGATCTGGACACCTCCACCAACGATACCTTGATCATCATGGCTTCCGGCCTTGCAGGCAACCCGGAGATCTGCGAGGAGAACGCGGACTACGAAGCCTTTGTTGCCGCGCTCACCGCCATTGCAGAGCACATGTGTGCCGAGCACGCCGGTGACGGCGAGGGTGCCACCCACCTCATCACCTGCGAAGTGACCCACGCCCCCGACCTGAAGACCGCCCGTGCCGTCAGCCGCAGCGTGGTGTGCTCCAACCTGTTCAAGGCCGCAGTGTTCGGCCGCGATGCCAACTGGGGCCGCATCCTGTGCGCCATCGGCTATACCCCCGGCGATTTCTCCATTGATAAGGTCTGCGTGTGGCTTTCCAGCAAGGCCGGTGAGGTGTATGTGTGCGAAAATGCCGCCTACCACCCCTACAGCGAGGACGAAGCCGCCAAGGTGCTGGCTGAGCACGATGTGCTGGTCAAGGTGGACATGGGCACCGGCGATGCATCCGCAAAGGCATGGGGCTGCGATCTGACCTACGATTACGTCAAGATCAACGGCGACTACCGCACCTGA